Below is a window of Candidatus Hydrogenedens sp. DNA.
TTCTGATACTTTATCAAAAAGTTGTAAATCAACAAATTTTTCTGTTTTTTGTTCTCCTTCTGAAGCCTGAAATAGTCTTTCCTGTGTTCCTACTGCAAGTATCCATCTATAAAAAGCCTCGCATTCTCTATAAAATTCAACATGCCTACCTTGATAAGCACCTAAAATTACAAATATTATAAATAAGAGTGATAATATTATATTTACTTTTTTATCAGTCATAAGTCTTTATTCTCTATACTTCTCTTTTTCTGAAAATCCAATATGCAAGGATATACCCACAAACAGCATAAATAAGTCCATACAAAACTAATTGAGGAATTAAAACATCTGTAGGTGGGTCGTTGGGTTGTGAATTTATAATTTGTGTTTTTAAACTAAATCTCTGTAAATTGGGTAAGACATTCCACAAGATATAAGCGATATAGCCAATTAGAGAATCAAGCCATTCTCCTGTTTGTCCGGAACGATTGTAAACATCTTTTAGATATTCGGTAAGACTACCCGTTATGTATATGAAAAGACCTGCTATAGTGGGCAAAACGGAGGAACTTGAAGCACATGCTATCGCAAAAGTTAATGCAGAAACTATTAAAAATTCAAAATATGTTAAGAAAACAGACCATAAAAGCAAAGTAGGTAAAATTTGTTGTTTTATATATAAAGAAATAAAGAAAAGTCCTCCCATTAAACAAAGGTTCATAATAATAATTAACTGAACACCTAAAAATTTACCGAAAAGGTATTGGAAACGACGAACAGGTTTCGATAACACAGTGTATATTACCCGATTTTCTATTTCTGTAGGAACAACAGATGCAGAAATAAAAATAGTTATTAAGATACCAAATATTGAAATCGTGGTAACACAAATATCTTTTATCAATTTCAAATCCATATCGGTGCTAACATCACCTACCGTTG
It encodes the following:
- a CDS encoding ABC transporter permease, encoding MKSLLDFIKGPWFIAVYTWREGLRRKTLVGFLILSLLVIFGATFMTSFINQATVGDVSTDMDLKLIKDICVTTISIFGILITIFISASVVPTEIENRVIYTVLSKPVRRFQYLFGKFLGVQLIIIMNLCLMGGLFFISLYIKQQILPTLLLWSVFLTYFEFLIVSALTFAIACASSSSVLPTIAGLFIYITGSLTEYLKDVYNRSGQTGEWLDSLIGYIAYILWNVLPNLQRFSLKTQIINSQPNDPPTDVLIPQLVLYGLIYAVCGYILAYWIFRKREV